A single genomic interval of Cupriavidus necator harbors:
- a CDS encoding DUF58 domain-containing protein, which produces MAARKSVLRGAPVMAQRRTAGRRPTGGTGGTLLLDRRHLYILPTRGGLGFAVVLAAMLLTSLNYNISLGFALTFLLAGIGMACMWLAYRNLLDLAVAAGPAAPAHAGQDAVFQLRIDNRDADARIGIEARVPTLPNVATAMLTLDGSASGMLALHVPTARRGRLVLPRVAIASRFPFGLFRVWSYADLDMSTLVYPAPEPDAPPPPAAYRPDAGDGVHTAASAATSDDGIDQLRRYRSGDPLHRIAWKHSARTGRWLSRAGDPPQQPARWLDWYALPAGMEAEARLSRLCAWLLAAGDDAEIGLRLTGVELPPARGASHRRACLEALALWPQRPAACRAGDRA; this is translated from the coding sequence ATGGCGGCGCGCAAAAGCGTGCTCCGCGGCGCGCCGGTCATGGCTCAGCGCCGCACGGCGGGCCGGCGCCCGACCGGCGGAACTGGCGGCACGCTGCTGCTGGATCGGCGCCACCTCTATATCCTGCCCACCCGCGGCGGCCTCGGCTTTGCGGTCGTGCTGGCGGCGATGCTGCTGACTTCGCTGAACTACAACATCAGCCTGGGCTTTGCGCTGACCTTCCTGCTGGCCGGCATCGGCATGGCGTGTATGTGGCTGGCCTACCGCAACCTGCTCGACCTCGCCGTGGCCGCGGGCCCGGCGGCGCCGGCCCATGCCGGGCAGGATGCCGTGTTCCAGCTGCGCATCGACAACCGCGATGCCGACGCGCGCATCGGCATCGAGGCGCGCGTGCCGACGCTGCCAAACGTGGCAACCGCCATGCTGACGCTCGATGGCAGCGCCAGCGGGATGCTCGCCCTGCACGTGCCGACTGCGCGCCGGGGCCGGCTGGTGCTGCCGCGCGTGGCGATCGCCAGCCGCTTTCCGTTCGGGCTGTTCCGGGTCTGGAGCTATGCGGACCTGGACATGTCGACGCTGGTCTATCCCGCCCCGGAGCCCGATGCCCCGCCACCGCCTGCCGCATATCGGCCAGACGCTGGCGATGGCGTGCACACGGCCGCGAGCGCGGCAACCAGCGACGACGGCATCGACCAGCTGCGCCGCTACCGCAGCGGCGACCCGCTGCACCGCATCGCCTGGAAGCACAGCGCGCGCACCGGCCGCTGGCTCAGCCGCGCCGGCGATCCACCGCAGCAACCGGCGCGCTGGCTGGACTGGTACGCACTCCCGGCCGGCATGGAGGCGGAAGCGCGGCTGTCGCGCCTGTGCGCGTGGCTGCTGGCCGCCGGTGACGATGCCGAGATCGGCCTGCGCCTGACCGGCGTAGAACTGCCGCCAGCGCGCGGCGCCAGCCACCGGCGCGCCTGCCTGGAAGCGCTGGCGTTATGGCCGCAACGGCCCGCGGCCTGCCGCGCCGGAGACCGGGCGTGA
- a CDS encoding AAA family ATPase, producing MTARPRIVASLAEAQAQLGRIVLGKPQQVRLALACMLARGHLLLEDVPGVGKTTLAHALARTLGLQYQRVQFTSDLLPADLIGVSVFVRDAGEFRFHRGPVFAQVVLADEINRAPPKTQSALLEAMAEGQVTHDGTTHALPSPFFVIATQNPLEQIGTHALPESQLDRFTMRLSLGYPDPAFERVLYLGGASAPELPPVMDGSQVLALQEAATQVYASPALVDYVLALVQATRSHDGFAAGLSPRAGLALLACARAWALLAQRNMVLPEDVQAVFTAVAAHRLLPAGAGGHAAVAGELAALQAGVAIP from the coding sequence GTGACAGCTCGCCCACGCATCGTCGCTTCGCTGGCCGAGGCCCAGGCCCAGCTGGGCCGCATCGTTCTTGGCAAGCCGCAGCAGGTGCGGCTGGCGCTGGCCTGCATGCTGGCACGCGGCCACCTGCTGCTCGAAGACGTGCCCGGCGTCGGCAAGACCACGCTGGCCCATGCGCTGGCGCGCACGCTCGGGCTGCAATACCAGCGCGTGCAGTTCACCAGCGACCTGTTGCCGGCCGACCTGATCGGGGTTTCGGTCTTTGTCCGCGACGCCGGCGAATTCCGCTTCCATCGCGGCCCGGTGTTCGCGCAGGTGGTGCTGGCCGACGAGATCAACCGCGCGCCGCCCAAGACCCAGAGCGCGCTGCTCGAGGCCATGGCCGAGGGGCAGGTGACCCATGACGGCACCACGCACGCGCTGCCGTCGCCGTTTTTCGTGATCGCCACGCAGAATCCGCTGGAGCAGATCGGCACGCATGCCTTGCCCGAATCGCAATTGGACCGCTTCACCATGCGGCTGTCGCTCGGCTACCCCGACCCCGCCTTCGAGCGCGTGCTGTACCTGGGCGGCGCCAGCGCGCCGGAGCTGCCGCCGGTGATGGATGGCAGCCAGGTGCTGGCGCTGCAGGAGGCTGCCACACAGGTGTACGCCAGCCCGGCGCTGGTGGACTACGTGCTGGCGCTGGTGCAGGCCACGCGCAGCCACGACGGCTTTGCCGCGGGGCTGTCGCCGCGCGCCGGGCTGGCGCTGCTGGCCTGCGCGCGCGCCTGGGCCCTGCTGGCGCAGCGCAACATGGTACTGCCGGAAGATGTGCAGGCGGTCTTCACCGCGGTGGCCGCGCATCGGCTGCTGCCCGCCGGCGCGGGCGGCCACGCCGCCGTTGCCGGCGAACTGGCCGCGCTGCAGGCCGGCGTGGCCATTCCCTGA
- a CDS encoding phytanoyl-CoA dioxygenase family protein has product MTSLDPCADLPSSVLSADAGALPRLVQAFHANGFVILRGFADEPACAALEAVTREHLAAAVPPVEFEADLGYPGAPAARDAAGGGTVRRLRQAYGRDEVFRRWASAPKLVAVVQALLGEPARITLAHHNCVMTKHPHYGSQTGWHRDTRYWSFARPELVTVWLALGDEDERNGVLRVIPGSHQAKLEPGQLDPAEFLIEAHPASQPLLDAAQPLALHRGDVLFFDSRLFHAAGRNASDAVKLSVAFAYFGASNRPLDGTRSAEFGSVELPAAV; this is encoded by the coding sequence ATGACCTCGCTGGACCCCTGCGCCGACCTGCCTTCCTCCGTCCTGTCTGCCGATGCCGGCGCGCTGCCGCGCCTGGTGCAGGCCTTCCACGCCAACGGTTTCGTGATCCTGCGCGGCTTTGCCGATGAGCCGGCGTGCGCGGCGCTGGAGGCGGTGACGCGTGAGCACCTGGCCGCGGCGGTGCCGCCGGTGGAGTTCGAGGCCGACCTGGGCTATCCCGGCGCGCCGGCCGCACGCGATGCCGCCGGCGGCGGCACGGTCAGGCGGCTGCGCCAGGCCTACGGGCGCGACGAGGTCTTCCGCCGCTGGGCCAGCGCCCCGAAGCTGGTGGCGGTGGTGCAGGCGCTGCTGGGCGAGCCCGCCCGCATCACGCTGGCGCACCACAACTGCGTGATGACCAAGCATCCGCACTACGGCAGCCAGACTGGCTGGCACCGCGATACGCGCTACTGGTCGTTTGCCCGGCCGGAACTGGTGACGGTGTGGCTGGCGCTGGGCGACGAGGACGAACGCAACGGCGTGCTGCGCGTCATCCCGGGTTCGCACCAGGCGAAGCTGGAGCCGGGCCAGCTGGACCCGGCCGAATTCCTGATCGAAGCCCACCCCGCCAGCCAGCCCCTGCTGGATGCCGCGCAGCCGCTGGCGCTGCACCGCGGCGACGTGCTGTTTTTCGACAGCCGGCTGTTCCATGCGGCCGGCCGCAATGCCTCCGACGCGGTCAAGCTGTCAGTGGCGTTTGCGTATTTCGGGGCCAGCAACCGGCCGCTGGACGGCACGCGCTCGGCCGAGTTCGGCAGCGTGGAGCTGCCCGCGGCAGTCTGA
- a CDS encoding IclR family transcriptional regulator, whose translation MASPTDSRQNPPRAPQTADSAAATPEKPSDSYVQSFARGLSVIRAFNAQHPAQTLTEIAQASGLTRAGARRILLTLVGLGYVQADGRLFRLTPKILDLGFAYLTSMPFWNLAEPIMETLSQQVHESCSISVLDGTEIVYVLRVPARKIMTINLSIGSRLPAYCSSMGRVLLAGLAEPELDSVLRATDLRARTSRTVTDVDALKAIVADIRKRGWALNDQELEEGLVSLAAPIRNRAGHTIAAINISGQANRTSAQEMLERFLPPLLEASEKISGLVGLRT comes from the coding sequence ATGGCCAGCCCCACCGATTCCCGCCAGAACCCGCCGCGAGCACCGCAGACCGCCGACAGCGCCGCCGCCACGCCCGAAAAGCCGAGCGACAGCTATGTGCAGTCCTTTGCACGCGGGCTGTCGGTCATCCGGGCCTTCAACGCTCAGCACCCGGCCCAGACGCTGACCGAGATCGCCCAGGCCAGCGGCCTGACGCGTGCCGGCGCGCGCCGCATCCTGCTGACGCTGGTGGGGTTGGGCTACGTGCAGGCCGACGGCCGCCTGTTCCGGCTGACGCCCAAGATCCTGGACCTGGGCTTCGCCTACCTGACCTCGATGCCGTTCTGGAACCTGGCCGAGCCGATCATGGAGACGCTGTCGCAGCAGGTGCATGAAAGCTGCTCGATCTCAGTGCTGGACGGCACCGAGATCGTCTACGTGCTGCGCGTGCCGGCGCGCAAGATCATGACCATCAACCTGTCGATCGGCAGCCGCCTGCCGGCCTATTGCTCGTCGATGGGGCGGGTGCTGCTGGCCGGCCTGGCCGAGCCCGAGCTCGACAGCGTGCTGCGCGCCACCGACCTGCGCGCGCGCACCAGCCGCACCGTCACCGACGTGGACGCGCTCAAGGCCATCGTCGCCGACATCCGCAAGCGCGGCTGGGCGCTCAACGACCAGGAACTGGAAGAAGGGCTGGTGTCGCTGGCCGCGCCGATCCGCAACCGTGCCGGCCACACCATCGCCGCCATCAATATCAGCGGCCAGGCCAACCGCACCAGCGCGCAGGAGATGCTGGAGCGTTTCCTGCCGCCGCTGCTGGAAGCTTCGGAGAAGATTTCCGGGCTGGTCGGGCTGCGCACCTGA
- a CDS encoding MFS transporter encodes MQQTPVPAGPDASGPAVPAALAPAAPIPQRPRMQLASHPEMGHWRLSLFGLTLGLVTGIDFSSTLMMGVASQHIQGGVGAAPEDYLYAISAYAATAVLMNMVLDQVARRVTYKRFTIGSLLVFVLGSLICAEFASPTGLITGKAVQGLGAGGLFAASRILVQLVSTPAERGPLMLRFGGGAFSMLAITPWLTSIFLDDIGWRAVFLFQAGIALPVLLSVALTYPTRAPRDPHPPVSTLDWPAAIAAALGALVFLHTLQEMRYTRFFSSLEMPLAALCGLALFAFSGWRLYRHPDPWIDFSRLAGRQYLYGLGFYTLYYLLSSAWSFLLPSLTQTGLGLTFRTTCMLLSTSGTVSVIGAIVITLGMALVFRKRRVIAIGFVVYACAAMLLSQQLMPGAPDYALVPVVLLEGLTPVLLMVQVASMTYLEVPVEDFSHAYQFKNVCKQIASAMGTGLASVFMQDGLAQHRTHLVEHITRYNPVLQAPDALSATSLAKISLEVDRQATLLAGMDMLHGFAVLCVVAAVFVLAQRSFR; translated from the coding sequence ATGCAACAAACGCCTGTCCCCGCTGGACCGGACGCCTCAGGCCCCGCAGTTCCAGCAGCCCTAGCCCCCGCCGCCCCCATTCCCCAGCGCCCGCGCATGCAACTCGCCAGTCACCCGGAAATGGGTCACTGGCGTCTTTCATTGTTCGGCCTGACGCTCGGGCTGGTGACCGGCATCGACTTCTCGTCCACGCTGATGATGGGCGTGGCCAGCCAGCATATCCAGGGCGGCGTCGGTGCCGCGCCGGAAGATTATCTGTACGCGATCTCGGCCTACGCGGCCACCGCGGTGCTGATGAACATGGTGCTGGACCAGGTCGCGCGCCGCGTCACCTACAAGCGCTTCACCATCGGGTCGCTGCTGGTATTTGTCCTGGGCTCGCTGATCTGCGCCGAGTTTGCCAGCCCCACCGGGCTGATCACCGGCAAGGCGGTGCAGGGGCTGGGTGCCGGCGGCCTGTTCGCGGCCTCGCGCATCCTGGTGCAGCTGGTATCGACGCCGGCCGAGCGCGGCCCGCTGATGCTGCGCTTCGGCGGCGGCGCGTTCTCGATGCTGGCGATCACGCCGTGGCTGACCAGCATCTTCCTGGACGATATCGGCTGGCGCGCGGTGTTCCTGTTCCAGGCCGGCATTGCGCTGCCGGTACTGCTGTCGGTGGCGCTGACCTACCCGACCCGCGCGCCACGCGACCCGCATCCGCCGGTATCGACACTGGACTGGCCCGCCGCCATCGCCGCCGCGCTGGGCGCGCTGGTGTTCCTGCATACGCTGCAGGAGATGCGCTACACGCGCTTCTTCAGCTCGCTGGAAATGCCGCTGGCCGCGCTGTGCGGGCTGGCATTGTTCGCCTTCAGCGGCTGGCGGCTGTATCGCCATCCGGATCCATGGATCGACTTCTCGCGCCTGGCCGGACGCCAGTACCTGTACGGGCTGGGCTTCTACACGCTGTACTACCTGCTCTCGTCGGCCTGGTCGTTCCTGCTGCCCTCGCTCACGCAGACCGGGCTGGGGCTGACCTTCCGCACCACCTGCATGCTGTTGTCGACCAGCGGCACGGTGTCGGTCATCGGCGCCATCGTCATTACGCTGGGCATGGCGCTGGTGTTCCGCAAGCGGCGCGTAATCGCCATCGGCTTTGTCGTCTACGCCTGCGCGGCGATGCTGCTGTCGCAGCAGCTGATGCCGGGCGCGCCGGATTACGCGCTGGTGCCGGTGGTGCTGCTTGAAGGGCTGACGCCGGTGCTGCTGATGGTGCAGGTGGCATCGATGACTTACCTGGAAGTGCCGGTCGAGGATTTCTCGCACGCCTACCAGTTCAAGAACGTGTGCAAGCAGATCGCCTCGGCAATGGGCACGGGGCTGGCGAGCGTGTTCATGCAGGACGGCCTGGCACAGCACCGCACCCACCTGGTGGAACACATCACCCGCTACAACCCGGTGCTGCAGGCGCCGGATGCGCTCTCGGCAACGAGTCTGGCCAAAATCTCGCTGGAAGTCGACCGCCAGGCCACGCTGCTGGCCGGCATGGACATGCTGCACGGCTTTGCCGTGTTGTGCGTGGTGGCGGCGGTGTTCGTGCTGGCGCAGCGCAGCTTCCGGTAA
- a CDS encoding LysR family transcriptional regulator yields the protein MNETIQWNDWEAFCCVVEQGTFTAAAEQLDCPKSRVSAAVARLETAIGAKLLERTTRRMRLTDAGKAVYRDVAPLFARLREIRQETLAREERVQGVLRIATPYEFGAQQLGGVICRTLAAHPALDVAVEITQGLVDPIRDGFDVAFVVVDTDLPDSGTVARRIYHVERGLFAAPALAASLPAQLRPEDLANMPTLTTPGDTVWEFTRDGQTVSVPIRPRMQTHNAELRLQGALAGLGIARLSVIYCEAEIAQGRLVRVLPDYPLPPLRVFALLPDRRLQPRKVRAFMEAIESMMVSELEPEAGLDGGMGAEAAASGQAEGAARTAG from the coding sequence GTGAACGAAACAATCCAATGGAATGATTGGGAGGCGTTCTGCTGCGTGGTCGAGCAGGGGACGTTCACGGCCGCGGCGGAGCAGCTGGACTGCCCCAAGTCGCGTGTCTCGGCCGCAGTGGCGCGGCTGGAAACCGCCATCGGCGCCAAGCTGCTGGAGCGCACCACGCGGCGCATGCGCCTCACGGATGCTGGCAAGGCGGTCTACCGCGATGTCGCCCCCTTGTTTGCGCGCCTGCGCGAGATCCGCCAGGAAACGCTGGCGCGTGAGGAGCGCGTACAGGGCGTGCTGCGCATCGCCACACCCTATGAGTTCGGCGCCCAGCAACTGGGTGGCGTGATCTGCCGCACGCTGGCGGCGCATCCGGCGCTGGACGTGGCCGTGGAAATCACCCAGGGCCTGGTCGACCCGATCCGCGACGGGTTTGACGTGGCCTTCGTCGTCGTCGACACCGACCTGCCCGACTCCGGCACGGTGGCGCGCCGCATCTACCATGTCGAGCGCGGCCTCTTTGCCGCGCCGGCGCTGGCGGCCAGCCTGCCGGCGCAGTTGCGCCCGGAAGACCTGGCCAATATGCCGACGCTGACCACGCCCGGCGACACCGTCTGGGAATTCACCCGCGACGGCCAGACCGTGTCCGTGCCGATCCGTCCGCGCATGCAGACCCACAACGCCGAACTGCGGCTGCAGGGCGCGCTGGCTGGGCTGGGCATCGCCCGGCTGTCGGTCATTTATTGCGAGGCCGAGATCGCGCAAGGGCGGCTGGTGCGCGTGTTGCCTGACTATCCTCTGCCGCCGCTGCGCGTATTCGCGCTGCTGCCGGACCGGCGGCTGCAGCCGCGCAAGGTGCGGGCCTTCATGGAAGCGATCGAATCGATGATGGTGTCCGAGCTGGAGCCCGAGGCGGGCCTGGACGGGGGGATGGGGGCGGAAGCAGCCGCGAGCGGGCAGGCTGAAGGAGCGGCCCGCACGGCGGGTTGA
- a CDS encoding YggT family protein translates to MFSEIALFLLDTVFTLFGMALLLRVWMQLTRLPTRNAVSQGVFQITDWLVRPLRRVIPGVGGIDWATVVGAWLTAMVFLVLVALLSGIDLLGFLPAMLLTALLYVLKWTISLVMWVTLLMAILSWVNPHSPITPAIDHLTAPVLRPIQRVVPRLGGFDVSPLVLFVIAQILLMVIARLGASIFGMHY, encoded by the coding sequence ATGTTCTCGGAAATCGCTCTCTTCCTGCTGGATACCGTCTTCACCCTGTTCGGCATGGCGCTGTTGCTGCGCGTGTGGATGCAGCTCACGCGGCTGCCTACGCGCAATGCGGTGTCCCAGGGGGTGTTCCAGATCACCGACTGGCTGGTGCGCCCGCTGCGCCGGGTCATCCCCGGGGTGGGCGGCATTGACTGGGCCACGGTGGTGGGCGCATGGCTGACCGCGATGGTGTTCCTGGTGCTGGTCGCGCTGCTCAGCGGCATCGACCTGCTCGGCTTCCTGCCGGCCATGCTGCTGACCGCCCTGCTCTATGTGCTGAAATGGACGATCAGCCTGGTAATGTGGGTCACGCTGCTGATGGCGATCCTGTCGTGGGTCAACCCGCATTCGCCGATCACCCCGGCCATCGACCACCTGACCGCGCCGGTGCTGCGCCCGATCCAGCGCGTGGTACCGCGCCTGGGCGGCTTCGATGTTTCGCCGCTGGTGCTGTTCGTGATCGCGCAGATCCTGCTGATGGTGATCGCGCGGCTGGGCGCCAGCATCTTCGGCATGCACTACTGA
- a CDS encoding MarR family winged helix-turn-helix transcriptional regulator translates to MPSKSAPSRKSTSLTKADFEALSDFRYQLRRFLRFSEDAARAEGLTVQQYLLLLHIRGCADKDWASIGELAERLQAKQHGVVALVNRCEAAGLVRRRLNPEDRRVVQVHLLAKGERYLNRLAMLHRTELESLRGAFRVARITQFNDDGAERA, encoded by the coding sequence ATGCCCAGCAAGTCCGCCCCGTCCCGGAAATCCACATCGCTTACCAAGGCCGACTTCGAGGCGCTCTCGGATTTCCGCTACCAGTTGCGGCGTTTCCTGCGGTTTTCCGAAGATGCGGCGCGCGCGGAAGGGCTGACCGTGCAGCAGTACCTGCTGCTGTTGCATATCCGCGGCTGTGCCGACAAGGACTGGGCCTCGATCGGCGAACTGGCGGAACGGCTGCAGGCCAAGCAGCACGGCGTGGTGGCGCTGGTCAACCGCTGCGAGGCGGCGGGGCTGGTCAGGCGCCGGCTCAACCCCGAGGACCGCCGCGTGGTGCAGGTACACCTGCTGGCCAAGGGCGAGCGCTACCTGAACCGCCTGGCGATGCTGCACCGGACCGAGCTGGAATCGCTGCGCGGCGCTTTCCGCGTGGCCCGCATCACCCAGTTCAACGACGACGGCGCCGAGCGCGCCTGA
- a CDS encoding glycine zipper 2TM domain-containing protein yields the protein MSIPLRSVVLAVLGAGALAGCATPYGYDNGYGGGYGGSYGGGYSSSGYGTSGYGGSTTISGYPAQQGYPQGYPQQGYPQQGYPQQGYPQQPYPQQSYPDGSYGNNYGNQAYGVRYGWVEAIEVVPGQPPSTSGAGAVVGGIVGGLLGHQVGGGRGNTVATIGGAVAGAVAGNEVEKRTGSSAAAYRVRVRTSDNAYLTLTQSNAYQMRIGDRVKVENGVAVPY from the coding sequence ATGTCCATCCCCCTTCGTTCGGTTGTGCTTGCGGTGCTTGGCGCCGGTGCGCTGGCCGGGTGTGCCACGCCGTATGGCTACGACAACGGGTATGGCGGAGGGTACGGCGGCAGCTATGGTGGCGGCTATAGCAGCAGCGGCTACGGCACCAGCGGCTATGGCGGCAGCACCACCATCAGCGGCTACCCGGCGCAGCAGGGCTACCCGCAGGGGTACCCGCAACAAGGGTATCCGCAACAGGGGTATCCGCAGCAAGGCTATCCCCAGCAGCCGTATCCGCAGCAGTCATATCCGGACGGCAGCTACGGCAACAACTACGGCAACCAGGCTTACGGCGTGCGCTACGGCTGGGTCGAGGCGATCGAGGTGGTGCCCGGCCAGCCGCCTTCGACCAGCGGCGCGGGCGCCGTGGTCGGCGGCATCGTGGGCGGACTGCTGGGCCACCAGGTCGGCGGCGGCCGCGGCAATACCGTGGCCACCATCGGCGGCGCGGTTGCCGGTGCGGTGGCCGGCAACGAGGTCGAGAAGCGCACCGGATCCTCGGCCGCGGCTTACCGTGTGCGCGTGCGCACCAGCGACAACGCCTACCTGACGCTGACGCAGTCCAACGCCTACCAGATGCGCATCGGCGACCGCGTCAAGGTCGAGAACGGCGTAGCCGTGCCGTACTAA
- a CDS encoding acyl-CoA synthetase has translation MQSEQQRALRNTIPDAIARAVRRSPGKTAIRFGERAWTYRQLDQAAARVAGALAQWGLRPGDRVAAFGKNSDAYVLLWLACLRSGLIHVPVNFSMTRAEAEYIVTQSGASAIFADPALADRVEGLPCKVSGTLHGGKVRDVLAAAASGPAAPVSDSLTDTTPAQILYTSGTTSAPKGAVLTHRALLAEYVSTIAACDIRESDYSLAALPLYHSAQMHVFLMPLLLCGGTTLIADSPEAGYCLRTIHAEGITSFFAPPTVWIALLRHADFDPARLGSLTKAYYGASIMPVPVLLELQQKLPALRFYNCYGQSEIGPLATVLGPDEHAGRPASAGRPVLNVETRIVDETMQDVPPGELGEIVHRSPQLLTEYWDKPELTAEAFTGGWFHSGDLGYMDAEGYLYVVDRIKDVINSGGVLVSSREVEECLYTHGAVAEAAVFALPHPKWVEAVAACVVRKRGHEDAAEEELIAHARQALAPFKVPKRIVFVADLPRNTAGKLLKRQLREDYAQLFGT, from the coding sequence ATGCAGTCAGAGCAGCAGCGCGCCCTGCGCAACACCATTCCCGACGCCATTGCCCGCGCCGTGCGGCGCAGCCCGGGCAAGACCGCGATCCGCTTCGGCGAACGGGCCTGGACCTATCGCCAACTGGATCAGGCCGCGGCCCGCGTGGCCGGCGCGCTGGCGCAATGGGGCCTGCGCCCCGGCGACCGCGTGGCCGCCTTCGGCAAGAACTCAGACGCCTATGTGCTGCTGTGGCTGGCCTGCCTGCGCAGCGGCCTGATCCATGTGCCGGTCAATTTCTCGATGACGCGCGCGGAGGCCGAGTACATCGTCACGCAGTCGGGCGCCAGCGCAATCTTTGCCGATCCGGCGCTGGCCGACCGCGTCGAGGGCCTGCCCTGCAAGGTCAGCGGCACGCTGCACGGCGGCAAGGTGCGCGATGTACTGGCAGCCGCCGCCAGCGGCCCCGCGGCACCGGTGTCCGATTCGCTCACCGACACCACGCCTGCGCAGATCCTGTACACCTCGGGCACCACCTCGGCCCCCAAGGGTGCCGTGCTGACCCATCGCGCGCTGCTGGCCGAATACGTCAGCACCATTGCCGCCTGCGATATCCGCGAATCGGACTACTCGCTGGCCGCGCTGCCCCTGTACCACTCGGCGCAGATGCATGTCTTCCTGATGCCGCTGCTGCTGTGCGGCGGCACCACGCTGATCGCCGACAGCCCCGAGGCCGGCTATTGCCTGCGCACCATCCACGCCGAGGGCATCACCAGCTTCTTTGCGCCGCCCACGGTGTGGATCGCGCTGCTGCGCCATGCGGACTTCGATCCGGCGCGGCTGGGGTCGCTGACCAAGGCCTACTACGGGGCCTCGATCATGCCGGTGCCGGTGCTGCTTGAGCTGCAGCAGAAGCTGCCGGCACTGCGTTTCTACAACTGCTACGGCCAGAGCGAGATCGGGCCGCTGGCCACGGTGCTGGGCCCCGACGAACACGCCGGGCGCCCCGCCTCCGCCGGCCGGCCGGTACTGAACGTCGAGACCCGTATCGTCGACGAGACCATGCAGGACGTGCCGCCCGGCGAGCTGGGCGAGATCGTGCATCGCTCGCCGCAACTGCTGACGGAGTACTGGGACAAGCCCGAACTGACCGCTGAAGCCTTCACCGGCGGCTGGTTCCATTCCGGCGATCTCGGCTATATGGATGCCGAGGGCTACCTGTACGTGGTGGACCGGATCAAGGACGTGATCAATTCAGGCGGCGTGCTGGTATCGAGCCGCGAGGTGGAAGAGTGTCTGTACACTCACGGCGCGGTGGCCGAGGCAGCGGTGTTCGCACTGCCGCACCCGAAGTGGGTCGAGGCAGTGGCCGCCTGCGTGGTGCGCAAGCGCGGCCATGAAGACGCCGCCGAGGAAGAGCTGATCGCCCATGCGCGCCAGGCACTGGCACCGTTCAAGGTGCCCAAGCGCATCGTGTTCGTCGCGGACCTGCCGCGCAACACGGCGGGCAAGCTGCTCAAGCGCCAGCTGCGCGAGGACTACGCGCAGCTGTTCGGCACTTAG
- a CDS encoding dienelactone hydrolase family protein, which produces MTAIPDSQWIRVDTAAGSFDAYLSLPPAGVQPGAPGIVLLQEIFGVNEHIRAVADQYAADGYAVLAPDVFWRQAPRVQLGYEGDDMARGMALRKAVDVTAALDDIAATVQVLRQHTGAGKVAAVGYCFGGLLSYLSAARGLVDAAVPYYGGGIQNQLQEAANIRVPVQFHYGALDAHIPPEAVQGVRDAMAGKPGSEIYVYQGADHGFNCWARGSYHQPSAALAHGRALVFLSEAL; this is translated from the coding sequence ATGACAGCCATCCCCGACAGCCAGTGGATCCGCGTTGACACCGCCGCGGGCAGCTTCGATGCCTACCTGAGCCTGCCGCCGGCAGGCGTGCAGCCCGGCGCGCCGGGCATTGTGCTGCTGCAGGAGATCTTCGGCGTCAACGAGCATATCCGCGCCGTGGCGGACCAGTACGCCGCCGACGGCTATGCGGTGCTGGCGCCGGACGTGTTCTGGCGCCAGGCGCCACGCGTGCAACTGGGCTACGAAGGCGACGACATGGCGCGCGGCATGGCGCTGCGCAAGGCGGTGGATGTCACCGCCGCGCTGGACGATATCGCCGCCACGGTGCAGGTGCTGCGCCAGCACACCGGCGCCGGCAAGGTGGCGGCGGTGGGCTATTGCTTCGGCGGCCTGCTGTCGTACCTGAGCGCGGCGCGCGGGCTGGTGGATGCGGCCGTGCCCTACTACGGCGGCGGCATCCAGAACCAGCTGCAAGAGGCGGCGAACATTCGTGTGCCGGTGCAGTTCCACTACGGCGCGCTCGACGCGCACATCCCGCCAGAGGCCGTGCAAGGCGTGCGCGACGCCATGGCCGGCAAACCCGGCAGCGAGATCTACGTCTACCAGGGTGCGGACCACGGCTTCAACTGCTGGGCGCGCGGCTCCTACCACCAGCCCAGCGCCGCGCTGGCCCACGGACGCGCGCTGGTGTTCCTGTCGGAAGCGCTGTAG